One genomic window of Paraburkholderia phytofirmans PsJN includes the following:
- a CDS encoding DUF190 domain-containing protein yields the protein MNGYQVTFFTQQDRRHHGKPLADWLVHLAGELGLRGATVIPACEGIGHHHRIHSAHFFELADQPLSVVMAMTSDEADRLFDRLRADGVHLFYVKTPVEFGVIGDDNGNGSGNDSGNAAKS from the coding sequence ATGAACGGCTATCAGGTCACCTTCTTTACTCAACAGGATCGCCGCCATCACGGCAAGCCGCTGGCCGATTGGCTCGTCCATCTTGCGGGCGAACTCGGTTTGCGCGGTGCAACGGTGATACCGGCCTGCGAAGGAATCGGCCACCATCACCGCATTCACTCCGCGCACTTTTTCGAGTTGGCGGACCAGCCCTTGTCCGTCGTGATGGCGATGACGAGCGACGAAGCCGACCGGTTATTCGACCGGCTGCGCGCCGATGGCGTGCATCTGTTCTACGTGAAGACGCCCGTCGAGTTCGGCGTCATCGGGGATGACAATGGCAATGGCAGCGGCAACGACAGCGGCAACGCCGCGAAGTCCTAG
- a CDS encoding mechanosensitive ion channel family protein, protein MFDNTLRIESGPDWHHFHVYTDSEFVAILLVVALLVAILLASTICYYVTRSIMLLIVSRLARQERHKWLQAAERHKVFHRLAPLVPAAIVYAAGPLLSGITFPLIAALGHPLSVLAACYMVYTVLRAALAFLDSVSERYSHFPSASERPIKSFLQIATIVLYVIALIAVISVLLERSPAYFLTGLSAMTALLIIIFRETLLGFVASIQLAAYDMLRVGDWIEVPGFVADGTVIDIALNTIKVQNFDNSIVMVPSYVLLTSGVKNWRGMTESGGRRVKHSIHFDADTVRFPDEALLARLHSDIDPPLTAFAPAGTQRRTNLGLYRLYLSAHFRAHPAIRHDMPVVIRQVQSSQPVVALEIFLYVDETSWEPYEILQSDMLDHAYGLVPLFGLRCWQQEYPTPRQP, encoded by the coding sequence ATGTTCGACAATACGCTGCGTATCGAAAGCGGACCAGACTGGCATCACTTCCACGTCTACACCGACAGTGAGTTCGTCGCGATACTGCTCGTCGTGGCGCTGCTGGTCGCGATTCTGCTGGCCAGCACGATCTGTTACTACGTGACGCGTTCGATCATGCTGTTGATCGTCAGCCGCCTCGCGCGCCAGGAGCGGCACAAGTGGTTGCAAGCCGCCGAGCGCCACAAGGTCTTTCATCGGCTCGCGCCGCTCGTGCCCGCCGCGATCGTCTACGCGGCAGGCCCGCTGCTTTCCGGCATCACGTTCCCGCTGATCGCGGCGCTCGGGCATCCGCTGTCGGTGCTGGCGGCCTGCTACATGGTGTACACCGTGCTGCGTGCCGCGCTGGCGTTCCTCGACAGCGTCAGCGAGCGCTACAGTCACTTCCCCTCCGCGAGCGAGCGGCCGATCAAGAGCTTCCTGCAGATCGCCACCATCGTGCTCTATGTGATTGCGCTGATCGCCGTGATTTCGGTGTTGCTCGAGCGTTCGCCCGCTTACTTCCTCACGGGCCTCAGCGCGATGACGGCGCTGCTCATCATCATTTTCCGCGAGACGCTGCTCGGTTTCGTCGCAAGTATTCAGCTCGCCGCCTACGACATGCTGCGGGTGGGCGACTGGATCGAAGTGCCCGGCTTCGTTGCCGACGGCACGGTGATCGACATTGCGTTGAACACGATCAAGGTGCAGAACTTCGATAACTCGATCGTCATGGTGCCGAGCTACGTTTTACTGACGAGCGGTGTGAAAAACTGGCGCGGCATGACCGAGTCGGGCGGCAGACGGGTCAAGCATTCGATTCATTTCGACGCCGACACGGTCCGCTTTCCCGACGAGGCGCTGCTCGCCCGCCTGCATAGCGATATCGACCCGCCGCTCACGGCATTTGCGCCCGCCGGCACGCAGCGCCGCACGAATCTAGGCCTTTATCGTCTCTATTTGAGCGCGCATTTTCGCGCTCATCCGGCGATCCGCCACGACATGCCTGTTGTGATTCGCCAGGTGCAGTCCAGCCAGCCCGTCGTCGCGCTGGAGATTTTTCTCTACGTCGACGAAACCAGCTGGGAGCCGTACGAAATACTGCAGTCGGACATGCTGGACCACGCTTATGGGCTCGTGCCGCTGTTCGGCCTGCGCTGCTGGCAGCAGGAATACCCGACCCCCCGCCAGCCTTAG
- a CDS encoding SRPBCC family protein yields the protein MRTVEYRFSTIWRIDAPVQDVWAAIQDSARWPEWWHNVERVDQLEAGSDQGVGLVQRYTWKGRLPYRLVFDMRVTRVDPLVALEGEASGDVEGAGRWSFSTDGRNLTVVRYDWCVHTKRAWMNALAPLLRPVFQWNHDAVMREGGAALARRLDARLLGIEQG from the coding sequence TTGCGCACGGTCGAATACCGCTTTTCCACCATCTGGCGTATCGATGCGCCAGTGCAGGACGTGTGGGCGGCAATCCAGGACTCGGCGCGCTGGCCCGAATGGTGGCATAACGTCGAGCGCGTGGACCAACTGGAGGCGGGTTCGGATCAAGGCGTCGGCCTCGTTCAGCGCTATACATGGAAAGGCCGGTTGCCCTATCGTCTGGTGTTCGATATGCGGGTGACGCGCGTCGATCCGTTGGTCGCGCTGGAGGGTGAGGCCAGTGGCGACGTCGAAGGCGCTGGCCGGTGGAGCTTTTCGACCGACGGGCGCAATCTGACCGTGGTCCGCTATGACTGGTGCGTGCATACGAAGCGCGCATGGATGAATGCGTTGGCGCCGTTGTTGCGACCGGTTTTCCAGTGGAACCACGACGCGGTGATGCGCGAGGGCGGCGCGGCGCTAGCGCGGCGGCTGGACGCGCGGCTCCTTGGCATTGAGCAGGGATGA
- a CDS encoding MarR family winged helix-turn-helix transcriptional regulator: MDHRLVYLLNVGQKRLHRWSQTRTAAGGVTATQARLLFFLGKNDGALTSEAAAALDLKAPGMSGLVDRAERAGLVERHSDELDGRASRLWLTAAGRAALKRSKSGLAELNARLTEGFTESEIDVVTRWLTSLQDKFPDVGEETE, translated from the coding sequence ATGGATCATCGGCTCGTGTATCTGCTCAATGTGGGCCAAAAGCGCCTGCATCGGTGGTCGCAGACTCGGACAGCCGCAGGTGGAGTCACTGCGACGCAGGCCAGGCTGCTTTTCTTTCTCGGGAAAAACGACGGAGCTCTCACCAGCGAGGCGGCCGCGGCGCTCGATCTCAAGGCGCCGGGAATGAGCGGGTTGGTCGATAGAGCTGAGCGGGCCGGTCTTGTGGAACGCCACTCGGACGAACTCGATGGGCGTGCGTCGCGACTTTGGTTAACGGCCGCCGGACGCGCCGCACTCAAGCGATCGAAGTCAGGCCTTGCCGAGTTGAACGCACGCCTGACGGAGGGATTTACAGAGTCCGAGATCGACGTGGTTACGCGCTGGCTGACGAGTTTGCAGGACAAGTTTCCCGACGTCGGCGAGGAAACGGAATAG
- a CDS encoding sugar ABC transporter substrate-binding protein produces the protein MAQSKEDKDEVQGMRRGLLQGAGISAALALMGGMGGMISSAQAAEGGSFPAHKRWKIVFVNHVTTNPFFVPTQYGIQDATALLGMDYQWTGSANADIGEMVNAVNAAIAAKADAIAVPIVDPKAFDKPIQAALDAGIPVFAYNADAPSGSTNPRLAYIGQDLYLSGYQMGERIANLIDSGLVALFIATPGQLNIQPRLDGAVAAIKKSGKKIDVQTIATGATVNEELSKIKSFYLGHQDLKGMFAVDAGSTQGVAVTMKESNLPSKGVHGGGFDLLPRTVDLINEGFLDFTIDQQPYVQGFYTVVQAFTFLASGGLVGPANVNTGLKFVTKGTVDPYLNTSTRYEGKSTKAQIVPRTGAIKG, from the coding sequence ATGGCGCAATCGAAGGAAGACAAGGACGAAGTACAGGGCATGCGTCGCGGATTGCTGCAGGGTGCGGGCATATCCGCAGCATTGGCGCTAATGGGTGGAATGGGTGGAATGATCTCGTCGGCCCAGGCGGCGGAAGGCGGTTCATTTCCGGCGCACAAGCGATGGAAGATCGTCTTCGTCAATCATGTCACGACGAATCCGTTCTTCGTGCCCACGCAATACGGCATTCAGGACGCGACCGCCTTGCTGGGCATGGACTATCAATGGACCGGCTCCGCCAACGCCGACATCGGCGAAATGGTGAATGCGGTCAACGCGGCGATTGCCGCGAAAGCCGACGCAATCGCCGTCCCAATCGTCGATCCCAAGGCGTTCGACAAACCCATTCAGGCCGCGCTCGACGCCGGCATTCCCGTTTTCGCCTACAACGCCGACGCACCTTCGGGTTCCACGAATCCGCGCCTCGCGTATATCGGCCAGGATCTTTATCTGTCCGGTTATCAGATGGGCGAGCGGATCGCGAACCTCATCGATAGCGGCCTGGTCGCGCTCTTTATCGCCACGCCGGGCCAGCTCAACATTCAACCCCGGCTCGATGGCGCGGTGGCTGCAATCAAGAAATCGGGCAAGAAGATCGACGTGCAGACCATCGCCACCGGCGCGACCGTCAACGAAGAACTCTCCAAGATCAAATCCTTCTATCTCGGCCACCAGGATCTCAAAGGCATGTTCGCGGTGGACGCGGGCAGCACGCAGGGCGTCGCCGTGACAATGAAGGAATCCAACCTGCCGTCCAAAGGCGTCCACGGCGGCGGCTTTGACCTGTTGCCGCGCACGGTCGATCTGATTAACGAGGGCTTCCTCGATTTCACGATCGACCAGCAACCGTACGTGCAGGGTTTTTATACCGTGGTCCAGGCGTTCACCTTTCTCGCCTCCGGCGGACTCGTCGGGCCGGCCAACGTGAATACGGGTCTGAAGTTCGTCACCAAGGGCACAGTCGATCCGTACCTGAACACGTCGACGCGCTATGAAGGCAAGAGCACGAAAGCCCAGATCGTGCCACGCACGGGTGCGATCAAAGGGTGA
- a CDS encoding ABC transporter permease, translating to MTSSVTDAQKPAKRPRRWSGALGRSSEIRIFAVALILCVYFETVNHDFLLTGASLQNLSQFIAPVAIIAFGEIMLMIGGEIDLSAGMVFAFAPFIMYFAIEAGLPPWLGMLAGVVAAGIVGLINGAVTVYLRIPSFVTTLGTLFFVNGLTLTISRGTPVSPPENSAFAAFMGGWGYSEIIWTLALAAFMHVLLRHTRWGLHTIASGANPLGASEAGIQVRRLKLGNFILAALLAGLTGILEGFRITSIDPQAGGNQIMFLAVAAAVIGGTPLAGGSGTIIGGLIGAAVLGILNDGFTLIGINAFTFNMILGAAILGAMIFNIHVVRLARKGNL from the coding sequence GTGACGTCTTCCGTGACGGACGCCCAGAAACCCGCCAAACGTCCGAGGCGCTGGTCAGGCGCGCTCGGGCGTTCCAGCGAGATCCGCATCTTTGCGGTGGCGCTCATCCTTTGCGTCTACTTCGAGACGGTCAACCATGACTTTCTGCTGACGGGCGCGAGTCTGCAGAATCTCTCGCAGTTCATCGCACCAGTGGCGATCATTGCCTTTGGCGAAATCATGCTGATGATCGGCGGGGAGATCGATCTCTCCGCCGGGATGGTCTTTGCGTTTGCGCCTTTCATCATGTATTTCGCCATCGAGGCGGGCTTGCCGCCATGGCTCGGGATGCTCGCCGGCGTGGTGGCCGCGGGCATCGTCGGGCTGATCAACGGCGCGGTGACGGTGTACCTGCGTATCCCTTCGTTCGTGACGACGCTCGGCACCTTGTTCTTCGTGAACGGTCTCACGCTGACGATCTCGCGAGGCACGCCGGTTTCGCCACCGGAGAATTCAGCGTTCGCGGCATTCATGGGCGGATGGGGCTACAGCGAAATCATCTGGACGCTCGCGCTCGCGGCCTTCATGCACGTGCTGCTGCGCCACACACGCTGGGGTTTGCATACCATCGCTTCAGGCGCGAATCCGCTGGGCGCGAGTGAGGCAGGCATCCAGGTCAGACGCCTGAAGCTCGGCAACTTCATTCTTGCCGCGCTGCTCGCCGGACTGACCGGGATCCTGGAAGGTTTCCGCATCACGTCGATCGATCCGCAAGCAGGCGGCAACCAGATCATGTTTCTCGCCGTCGCCGCGGCCGTGATCGGCGGCACGCCCCTCGCCGGGGGATCGGGCACGATCATAGGCGGGCTGATCGGCGCGGCGGTGCTTGGCATTCTCAACGACGGCTTCACGCTGATCGGCATCAACGCCTTCACCTTCAACATGATTCTCGGCGCGGCGATTCTCGGCGCCATGATCTTCAACATCCACGTGGTTCGTCTCGCACGCAAGGGGAATCTGTAA
- a CDS encoding ATP-binding cassette domain-containing protein: MSDVLEALRGEDIVKRFGAVTALDGVSLTLKQGEILGVLGDNGAGKSTLIKILTGFHQQTSGKLFVGGEETMLRSVDHARSLGIECVYQDLALANSLSIYHNMFLNREIIRRGPFRLLDNRAMRERAAECLEEIGVHVPSVDLPVEQLSGGQRQAIAVARAVNSNAKILLLDEPLAAMGAREAGLIIDLILRLKAKGGLSIVMIMHNYAQTLDIADRVMLMQRGRVTYQREAASTSVEELMEIVRREYRAMRAPSH, from the coding sequence ATGTCCGACGTGCTCGAGGCGCTGCGCGGCGAAGACATCGTCAAACGTTTCGGCGCGGTCACCGCGCTCGATGGCGTTTCTCTGACGCTAAAACAGGGAGAGATTCTCGGCGTACTCGGTGACAACGGCGCGGGCAAGTCGACGCTGATCAAGATTCTCACGGGCTTCCATCAGCAGACAAGCGGCAAGCTTTTTGTGGGCGGCGAGGAAACGATGCTGCGCTCGGTCGATCACGCCCGTTCACTCGGCATTGAATGCGTCTATCAGGATCTGGCGCTCGCCAACTCGCTGAGCATCTATCACAACATGTTCCTGAATCGGGAAATCATTCGCAGAGGGCCGTTTCGGCTGTTGGACAATCGCGCCATGCGCGAGCGCGCTGCGGAGTGTCTTGAAGAAATCGGCGTGCACGTGCCTTCGGTCGACCTGCCGGTCGAGCAGCTTTCCGGCGGGCAGCGGCAGGCTATCGCGGTCGCCCGCGCGGTCAATTCAAATGCAAAGATACTGTTGCTCGACGAGCCGCTCGCCGCGATGGGCGCCCGCGAGGCGGGGCTCATCATCGACCTGATCCTTCGGCTCAAGGCGAAAGGCGGCTTGTCTATCGTCATGATCATGCACAACTACGCGCAGACGCTCGACATCGCGGATCGTGTGATGCTGATGCAACGCGGACGTGTGACTTATCAGCGTGAGGCAGCCAGCACGTCCGTCGAGGAGCTGATGGAAATCGTGCGGCGCGAATATCGTGCAATGCGGGCACCGTCGCACTGA
- a CDS encoding chromate transporter, with protein MSRNLIALFSVFAPLSIVTVGGGQGIIAEVQRQVVDVHHWMTHAQFLSDFAIARLAPGPGSLLATLIGWQVGGFGGALVATLALFGPTAFLMCGVVHVWNRHEGARWLNALQAGLRPVATGLILAAVYVLMKQLDGGWIAWLTAAIATLLVMATRINALVLIAGGGGSFVVLHFAGLL; from the coding sequence GTGTCCAGAAATCTCATCGCACTGTTTTCGGTTTTTGCGCCGCTTTCGATCGTGACGGTCGGCGGCGGGCAAGGGATCATCGCCGAGGTCCAACGGCAAGTCGTCGACGTGCATCACTGGATGACGCACGCGCAATTTCTCAGCGACTTCGCGATAGCGCGCCTCGCGCCGGGTCCTGGCTCGCTGCTGGCCACGTTGATCGGCTGGCAGGTCGGCGGTTTTGGCGGCGCGCTCGTGGCGACACTGGCCTTATTCGGGCCAACGGCATTCCTGATGTGCGGTGTCGTGCACGTGTGGAACAGGCATGAAGGCGCCCGCTGGCTGAACGCATTGCAGGCGGGTTTGCGGCCCGTTGCCACCGGTCTGATTCTGGCCGCCGTCTACGTGCTGATGAAACAGCTCGACGGCGGCTGGATAGCGTGGCTCACCGCGGCAATCGCGACGCTGCTGGTTATGGCGACCCGAATCAACGCGTTGGTGTTGATTGCGGGCGGCGGGGGGTCGTTTGTCGTGCTGCACTTCGCGGGCCTGCTCTAG
- a CDS encoding chromate transporter, which produces MGQGGGPAPVKVTALGLFLVFSRIGLTSFGGGLSGWFLREFVHDRQWLSEDEFLNGLALSQALPGVNIKNLAIWIGYRLLGWRGALAGFCGIIFPPAIVIVLLGAFFSAIAYLPLTHIALAGAAAGAIGLSAAMAITAARRLPRRLFSYFMLIATFAAVALFRASLVWTVLIAGALSVGYEYVRSPRQQ; this is translated from the coding sequence ATCGGACAAGGCGGTGGACCGGCGCCGGTCAAGGTAACCGCGCTAGGGCTGTTTCTTGTCTTTTCCCGCATCGGCCTGACGAGTTTTGGCGGCGGCTTGAGCGGCTGGTTCCTGCGCGAATTCGTGCATGACCGGCAATGGTTGAGCGAAGACGAGTTCCTTAACGGACTGGCGTTGTCGCAGGCGCTGCCGGGCGTCAACATCAAGAACCTGGCCATCTGGATCGGTTATCGCTTGCTGGGCTGGCGTGGGGCGCTGGCCGGATTTTGCGGAATCATTTTCCCGCCCGCCATTGTGATCGTGTTGCTCGGCGCGTTCTTCTCGGCCATCGCCTATCTTCCCCTCACGCATATCGCGCTGGCCGGTGCGGCGGCAGGTGCGATCGGCCTTTCCGCGGCGATGGCGATCACCGCCGCGCGCAGGCTGCCGCGGCGCCTCTTTTCGTATTTCATGCTGATCGCGACCTTCGCGGCGGTGGCGTTATTCAGGGCGTCGCTCGTGTGGACCGTGCTGATCGCGGGCGCACTGAGCGTCGGCTATGAATACGTCCGTTCGCCGCGGCAGCAATAA
- a CDS encoding D-alanyl-D-alanine carboxypeptidase/D-alanyl-D-alanine-endopeptidase produces the protein MSPTIDRQWKCWAAIASAVLLVSCGDSLSSNPTVPDSIMQVMQKPVYKNATWSMQVVDLDSGHVIYDLNSDAQMLVGSVRKLFSVGSALNQLGAQHQFVTPVYRQGTLDAGGTLTGNLILLASGDLTMGGRANPDGTIAITNFDHNEANSLGNAILATPDPLAGFNSLATQVAAAGIKKINGDVVIDDRLFEPFDFRGEFNVRPIFVNDDVVDVSLDQSAEGSAVPFDWRPRTAAFSVQSALATGSAASQLDIELAPELPLCIGSPGCIGNITGNVPAGFVPPLTNAYPLIRTFRVTEPSNYARTVFIEALARAGVSVTAAPVAANPVQLLPAKGSYSSATQVAQLTSQPYEQYVRYVMKVSYNIGADTSLMLFGLARDGSTTLSGALAAEQAELSTTFKIASNQYHFIDGSGGGDSTASGTAVIAMLRGMSTTQVFSPYFDALPVLGVDGSLATITAFESDATLAGAKGQVHAKTGTYVTENPNTPTLPFLRGQSLAGYIDAKSGHRIAFVLTVNNVPISGISDVLAVFQDEGTISAMLWKLQ, from the coding sequence ATGAGCCCGACAATCGATCGACAGTGGAAATGTTGGGCTGCAATCGCAAGCGCCGTTCTGCTGGTGTCGTGCGGCGATTCGCTCAGTTCGAATCCGACGGTTCCCGATTCGATCATGCAGGTGATGCAAAAACCGGTCTACAAGAACGCGACCTGGTCGATGCAGGTGGTCGATCTCGACTCTGGCCATGTGATCTATGACCTGAATTCGGACGCCCAGATGTTGGTTGGCTCGGTGCGCAAGCTCTTTTCAGTCGGCTCAGCGCTGAATCAACTGGGTGCGCAGCATCAGTTCGTCACACCGGTTTACCGGCAGGGCACGCTCGATGCGGGCGGTACCCTCACCGGCAATCTGATCCTGCTGGCAAGCGGCGATCTGACCATGGGCGGCCGAGCCAACCCGGACGGCACGATCGCCATCACGAACTTCGATCACAACGAGGCCAACTCGCTCGGCAACGCGATACTCGCCACGCCCGACCCGCTCGCCGGCTTCAACTCCCTCGCGACGCAGGTGGCGGCAGCGGGCATCAAAAAGATCAATGGCGATGTCGTGATCGACGATCGCCTTTTCGAGCCGTTCGACTTTCGCGGTGAATTCAACGTGCGGCCGATCTTCGTCAACGACGACGTGGTCGACGTCAGCCTGGACCAGAGCGCCGAAGGCTCCGCCGTTCCGTTCGACTGGCGCCCCAGAACGGCCGCGTTCAGCGTGCAATCCGCGCTCGCGACGGGCAGCGCGGCTTCTCAGCTGGATATCGAACTCGCGCCTGAACTGCCGTTGTGCATCGGCTCGCCGGGTTGTATCGGCAACATAACCGGCAACGTGCCGGCCGGTTTCGTGCCGCCACTGACCAACGCCTACCCGCTGATCCGCACCTTCCGCGTGACCGAGCCTTCCAATTACGCCCGCACGGTCTTCATCGAAGCGCTGGCGCGCGCAGGTGTCTCGGTTACGGCGGCGCCGGTTGCCGCCAATCCGGTTCAGTTACTGCCCGCGAAAGGCTCGTATTCGAGCGCGACGCAGGTTGCGCAACTCACTTCGCAACCATATGAGCAATACGTCCGCTACGTCATGAAGGTCAGCTATAACATCGGCGCCGATACGAGCCTCATGCTGTTCGGTCTCGCACGCGACGGTTCGACGACGCTGAGCGGCGCGTTAGCGGCGGAACAGGCGGAGTTGTCCACTACGTTCAAGATCGCGTCGAACCAGTACCACTTCATCGACGGCAGCGGCGGCGGCGACTCGACTGCGAGCGGCACGGCGGTCATCGCCATGCTCAGAGGCATGAGCACGACGCAGGTCTTTTCGCCCTACTTCGACGCGTTGCCGGTGCTGGGCGTGGACGGATCGCTGGCCACCATCACCGCGTTCGAATCCGATGCGACGCTTGCAGGAGCGAAAGGCCAGGTGCATGCGAAAACCGGCACGTACGTCACGGAGAATCCGAACACGCCGACGTTACCGTTCCTGAGAGGACAATCGCTCGCCGGCTATATCGATGCCAAAAGCGGCCACCGGATCGCATTCGTCCTGACGGTGAACAACGTTCCTATTTCGGGCATCAGCGACGTGCTAGCGGTCTTCCAGGACGAAGGCACGATATCGGCGATGCTCTGGAAACTGCAGTAA
- a CDS encoding death domain-containing protein translates to MVPYLSERENSIEHVNATCLRLFDRWCETRSVVPLTYLLRAWPMMNGDPETLRRLATALREIRRQHLHDSNDTAFQEICELSDCVEDLLALSSLPTWLTSGW, encoded by the coding sequence ATGGTTCCGTATCTGTCTGAAAGAGAAAACTCGATCGAGCACGTCAACGCGACGTGCTTACGCCTCTTCGACAGGTGGTGCGAAACCAGAAGCGTCGTGCCGCTGACGTATCTGCTAAGAGCCTGGCCGATGATGAACGGCGACCCCGAGACCCTCCGGCGTCTCGCAACCGCGTTGCGCGAGATCAGACGGCAACATCTGCACGACTCTAACGACACCGCCTTTCAGGAAATCTGCGAGCTATCGGATTGTGTCGAGGATCTGCTGGCCCTTTCATCCCTGCCAACGTGGCTGACGAGCGGCTGGTAG
- a CDS encoding transposase encodes MQWVEEDSVHFNEISDEEWLLLAPVLADPPIVHRQRGRPRASVRVVANAVLWVLTTGDSWSMLPSHYPSAPTCRHRFEAWRSSGALAQMYQILSSSGRKLRCGPQLTLQRRDALTRGIDRQTRDEGCRRVFWRDQASWQAPRETWQSPQTADTFKDIARELPNPANSAYALPERVEARAPVTPLHSVHRIESPWMGLASKGLTESDPRGYVIYIAADRLANARFRGWAEIVRDDRRVARSGLIGPSFKNRETARQYALEWARRWIDEKSGEDGGAAELNSGVRQQKTRSG; translated from the coding sequence ATGCAATGGGTAGAGGAAGACAGCGTGCATTTCAACGAAATCAGTGACGAAGAGTGGCTGCTGCTCGCGCCCGTCCTCGCGGATCCCCCGATTGTTCACCGCCAGCGCGGCCGGCCACGCGCATCGGTTCGCGTGGTGGCGAATGCCGTGCTATGGGTACTCACAACCGGCGATTCCTGGTCCATGTTGCCGAGCCACTACCCGTCGGCGCCGACGTGCCGGCACCGCTTCGAGGCGTGGCGTTCGAGCGGCGCTCTCGCGCAGATGTACCAGATCCTTTCGAGCAGCGGCCGCAAGCTTCGGTGCGGTCCGCAACTGACACTGCAACGCCGGGACGCCCTAACGCGCGGCATCGATCGCCAGACTCGGGACGAAGGTTGTCGCCGGGTGTTCTGGAGAGACCAGGCGTCGTGGCAGGCGCCGCGCGAAACATGGCAGTCGCCCCAAACGGCGGATACGTTCAAGGATATCGCGCGCGAACTTCCGAATCCCGCCAACTCCGCGTATGCCTTACCCGAGCGCGTCGAAGCCCGCGCGCCGGTGACACCCCTCCATTCCGTGCATCGAATCGAGTCGCCGTGGATGGGCCTCGCATCGAAAGGCCTCACCGAATCCGACCCGCGCGGCTACGTCATCTACATCGCCGCCGATCGGCTGGCGAACGCCCGTTTCCGCGGATGGGCCGAGATCGTGCGCGATGATCGGCGAGTTGCGCGCTCAGGGCTGATCGGTCCGAGCTTCAAGAACCGCGAGACGGCACGGCAATACGCGCTCGAATGGGCGCGGCGGTGGATCGACGAAAAAAGCGGTGAAGACGGCGGCGCCGCCGAACTGAACAGCGGCGTCCGGCAGCAAAAGACGCGCTCGGGGTGA
- a CDS encoding response regulator, producing MIDVLIADDHAVVRGGLKQIIATTTDIVVAAEAAQGSEVLDRLRARRFDLVLLDMTMPGISGVDLIRRVRAEQPPLPILVLSIHNEAQVVSRALRAGATGYVTKDSDPDVLLAAIRKLAGGGRFIDPKLVDAMVFETHSGDAPPHEVLSDREFQVLQMLAAGQSINEIAESCSLSAKTISTHKMRLMQKLGLNNNAELIRYAVRHGLVTE from the coding sequence ATGATCGACGTCCTGATTGCTGACGACCACGCCGTGGTGCGTGGCGGCCTGAAACAGATTATCGCGACGACCACGGATATCGTCGTCGCCGCCGAAGCCGCGCAAGGTTCGGAAGTGCTCGACCGGCTGCGCGCGAGGCGCTTCGACCTCGTGCTGCTGGACATGACCATGCCCGGCATCAGCGGAGTCGATCTGATCCGGCGCGTACGCGCCGAGCAGCCTCCCTTGCCGATTCTCGTGCTCAGTATCCACAACGAGGCGCAAGTCGTGTCGCGCGCGCTGCGCGCCGGCGCGACTGGTTACGTAACGAAAGACAGCGACCCGGACGTGCTGCTCGCGGCGATCCGTAAATTGGCGGGAGGCGGGCGATTCATCGACCCCAAACTGGTCGACGCCATGGTCTTCGAAACGCATTCCGGCGATGCGCCGCCGCATGAGGTGTTATCCGACCGTGAATTTCAGGTATTACAGATGCTGGCGGCCGGTCAAAGCATCAACGAGATTGCCGAATCGTGTTCGCTCAGCGCCAAGACCATCAGCACCCACAAGATGCGTCTCATGCAAAAGCTCGGCCTCAACAACAACGCCGAGCTGATCCGGTATGCGGTCAGGCACGGTCTGGTGACGGAGTGA